Within the Candidatus Cloacimonadota bacterium genome, the region TGGTCTTACGTTCCGAACCAGAGACAATGTTGAGTTTGAAATAACCTGCATCCAGATTGATCTCAGGATGCATCTCCAAGAGAGATTCATAGACTGAACCGAGTTCTTCTGGCCCTAGATTACGATAGTTTATGGGTTGGAAGATATTGTTCTTTTGCGTATAGCAGAGGTAGCGGACTGCGACAAGTAATTCACTATTGGCTATCTCACAATTAGCCATTCCTAAAGTAGAAGAAGCTCTAAACAAGAAAGAACCCAAGGCTGGCAGTCCGAGTGCCGGGTTGCCGTCATATAAGCCGTTAAAAAGCAAATTTAGCTGCTGCCAGAGATCAGAATGCCGGGTTCCTCTTTTGTTGCGGGCAAGTTCCCTGATCCGATAGGTGGAATAATACTTGAGATAGGTCTGTTTAACTTTTTCAGAGACATCATTGGGAATTAGCAAGTCCCTATCTTCATCAACAAAGATAAAGAGCAGACGATATACCTGCAGCAAGACCTGATGGTAATAGTCCTGCAGGGTAAGAGCGCTGGAGCGGAGTTTATCCCTGAGTTCAGTATTGGCGGGATGGGAGAGAAAACCAGCACCAAGTGACTCGATGGCAGATTGGACATTATTACGAAGCTCATCCAGGGCACGGACACCGTCTTTGATGGAAGCGTTGTACCATTTTTCCAGCCAGCAGGTTTCAGGGGGCAGAACTCTGCCTGTTTCATCTGTCTTTACTTCCACTCGGGACTGATGGCAAAGCAGATATAGCAAGAAGAAATCGCTGTAGGCAACTCCATCCATCATCGCTTGCAGGTCAAACTCCACATAGGCAGCGCGGGTTAGGGATACATTGTCTCGCAAGATCCGGAGCTTGAGGCCATTGGAAAGGATACCCCAGAGGTGATCATCGCTACGGTTTAGAAACTCCTGCATCAGGGAATGGGGAGAGAATTTTGGTAAGTGGTAAGTGGTAAGTTTGGTAAGTGGTGAGGTGGGACGTTTATCCAGATCCCATCGGAAGCTGACCAGATGAATGGCAACAGGTTCGGATGCCTTGTGACTGATGGGATAGGTTTTGTCCTCAATCTCGATAGACCTTTGAGTCTGTAGCCTTCCATATCCCAACTCCTGGAATAGAGGAAGGAGCCAGCGTTCGCGTGTCTCGGTGGTGCCAATGGCTTCCTCAGAAAGATTATCCACTATGTCACGATAGGTCTGCCAGACACCGATGAGGCGGTTCCAGGAACGGGTTGCAGCTTCACCTAAGCGTTCACTAGGGCTTAAGTGGTAGTCTGTGGATTTAAGACCTTCCAGAGTGGCGTCACCACTAACAATCCTCTGCAGCAGCTCTGCAGGGAGGATGGCTCCTTCGGTGCGGATGGTATTGAAAATACTGCTACGCTTAGGCATGGAGGCTCCTGTTCTTGAGGACATAGACCTTTTTGGGATCTGTTGGACTGGTTTTGACCTCTGTGATAAGCCCCTTATCAATCATTTTGAGTAATCTTGACCTGGCTGTACGCTCTGATACTTCCCACAAATCAGCTGCCTCTTTAGTAAGAATTTCATTTTTCAATTTCAAGTATTCTATCAGATGTACTTCCCATTTATCGAGTTTCAAATCGATTTTCTTGCCAGCATACAGCGTAACTCGGAAGGCAGTACCAATTTCCTCAAATCTTGGAGGCCGTAAATGAGCTGCATCGCATTCTTCAACAATGCGGGCAATACCAGTACCCCATTGTTCGATAAGATTCAGCTCTTTGAAAACTCTTCCGATCACACGATTCCTAAGTTTAGACATTCCTGAAAGTGCTGATTCAACCGACATCCCAAATGGTAATAACCCGGGGTTGGTAATCTCGATTCTGTCATCATAGATGGATATCCTGATGTTCATTCCTTTTATGGAGTAATCGGCATGGACTATCGCATTGATAACGGCTTCACGAATCGCCTTTAAGGGATATTGTGGCAGTTCAGAGCTGTGAATCCCTTCGATACTAAGTCCTACCAATATGTGTTTTCTGATAAACTGGATAACCGATTCCACAGATTCAGGAAGGTTGACATCAATATCTAACTGGTCTATGAAGCGAGTTTTGGAGATACCCTCAAAGCGAGCGCAACGGATAATTGCATCGGGAAAAAATCGTTTTCGGTCAGAGCCAAATAGTAGGACTCCCCCAATAGTAGGAACCACAGTCTTTCCTTGCTCAGTGAAAATCCCCAATGCGAGAAGTGCTTTATTATCAACGGTTCTTGACCTCTTGGAAAACAACTCTGAAGCCACTCTGAAGTCAATCGCTTCAGAGTTGAGGTCGGGACAAGGGAGTTCATCGTAAGCAGTATTTCTCGCCCATCGGCGGATACTTTCTATTGTATCGAGATCTGCTTGTCGATTTGTTGAACCCAATCGTATGTAAACACCTTTCTCCTGACCCTCAGATGCGAGATAAAAGGGAGCAAACGAGTGATGAACACAAATAACGATGACACTCCTCTCCCTATAAGTGATGATGGAAATATCTGGAATCAAAAGAGGTTTGATACTATCAGCAAAAGCGCTTGATAGCCTTTGTTCATCCTTTAGCGGTTCATCTATGCCAACAACCTCTTTATTGTCACTAATACCGATCAGAAGCGTTCCTCCAGAAGTGTTGGCAAATGCTATGACAGTTTTAATGATATTCTTCAGAGAATAGCAGTTTTCCTTGAATTCTAGGGTCTTCCCTTCTTCTTGTTGCAGATAGTTTGTCAGTTCCATAGAGGACTCCCAGTGAAAGTGCTTAACTGATGCTCAAACAAAATCTTTATGGGCTCAATTACCTGCAATATAGGTATTAAAGCATAGTCAAAATTTAACTCGGAACTTACTCGGAAGCGTTTTGCTTCCGAGTTGATTGCAGAGTACAATCTTGTATTCATATCTCGCTACCTCCCCAATTCGCCACTTGGCAAATAAACATAGATGCCAAGCACATCCGGAGGCAGTTCAGGTTTGATGTCGGGTTTTTGCGAACGTTTAAGCAGGACAGCATCGCGCACTCGGAGGTGAGAAGCAAGTAGCTCTGTGGAACGCTTTTGGGCAAAGCTATTTATGATCGGCAGAAGAGATGCATAATTGTCAATTACCCGCTCGATCTGAGCTTGAGCTTGCTGGGGCAGAACATTATCTGAGGGCATAGCACTCAGCAGAGCTTTAGCATCATTTTCTGTAAGCCAGACAGGAGCTTCAGGTGAGCCCGTAAAAGCCACGATCTGGGAGTCCTCCACCAAGCTGCGATATATCTTATCTTCGTAAAGCTGATTGATATGGAAGCGGTACCTAAGTAGTAAAAGGGTAGTCCTGCGCTCTACTGAAGCAGTGCGGATGACTCCTGCACGGCTGGCGATTGAGTGGGTATTTTCACTATCCAAAGCTGTGCTCATCACCAGATCAGCTAAGCCTTCGACTATAGGATGGGTGCGTGAGAGATAGATTTCCTTTTCCTGTACTGGCAGATCGAAACTGACCGTAATTTTATCAGGCAGAATGCCACAGGTTTCTTTTACTAAAGAAGGAACAGGACTAAGATCAATCTGATACGAGTTCTTTGCTTCTCTTATCACAGCATGATAGCGGGTGAAGGTCTGTTTCACGAATTCTTTGATATTTAGTTGTGAGCCGATAGAGTCTCTGATGGAATCAAGCTCCGCTCTGATCTCATCAACTCTGGCGGCAAGACCCATCTGGGAAAACATGGTTTGACTTCGTTTTTCCTTTTCCTTGGCATTCTCCCAAGCATCGTGCAGTTTCTTCTTATCGTCTTTGAAGAATTCATCAAAACCGGCGATCATGAGTTGATCTCCTCTTCCAGACTGTTCCCTGAGTAGAAGACCTTCAAAGATGGCTTCCACCACAGCTTCGGTATCGGCAGGAACAGGCACGGAGATTCCGATGGATGACTTGATCTGCTTGTGTTTACGGAGCAATACATCCAGAACGATGCCATCAATCTGGTTATCCATCCCATAATAGGTAAGCATGCGGACAGTCGAGTGTGGCTGCCCAAAACGATCTACACGGCCTTCTCGCTGTTCATGGCGAGTAGGATTCCAACTGAGGTCATAGTGAATGACAGCATCAAAATGATCCTGTAAGTTAATACCTTCGGAGAGGCAATCCGTACAGACCAGTATTCGAGATGGGAATTTTGCAATTTCTTTTACCCGATCTTCCCGCTCCTCGGGAGGTAACAGACCGGTGATGGGCATTATCTGGATCGACTTGGGCAGCCGTTCTCTGAGTTGCTCTGCAAGGTATTCTGCTGTCTGGATAAAGCGGCAAAAGATGATGGGACTGAAGCCAGCTTTTATCAGGTCTTTGAGGGGTTGGATGAGTCCAAGCATTTTTGCATCCTGGTCTCCGTACAGAGAATCAGCAGCCTTTGCCATCGCCAGCAGTTTTCTGCGACTGAGCATATTCTCATCAGCTTCAGGAGATGAATCGCTGCCGGGCAAAATATCGCTGGCATCGGCAGTATCCTGATCATCAATGTCCATGATCAGGCGTCTGCCCAGTTCATCAGCTTCTGGAACCGATTCTGTTTCCAAAGTGGCACTGCGATTGCGCATGGTAGCGGCTGCCGCGGCAGGGCTGGAAGCAAGTGCACGCAACAGAGCCAAGGCTGACCACCAACGCACCCTTTGCCGATGCTGACTATTCGTCTTGTCAGAGACTATCTCCCGGGCATAATCCAGAGCCTTGCTAAACAAATCACGATATGGCGCAGATAGGTTATAATGCAGCTCCTTAGATTCAGGGGTGGGAAACACAGTCTTTTCCTTCAGGTAATTCTCTATGTCCACCCTACGGCGCTGGATAAAAAACTGAGCTATTCTGCGGCGATACTGCTCGTTTTGTGACCCGGTCAAGTCAGTTGGGAATTCAGCAATATCTTTGTTCAAGATAGTCAGGAGCGAACGGAAAG harbors:
- a CDS encoding helix-turn-helix domain-containing protein — protein: MELTNYLQQEEGKTLEFKENCYSLKNIIKTVIAFANTSGGTLLIGISDNKEVVGIDEPLKDEQRLSSAFADSIKPLLIPDISIITYRERSVIVICVHHSFAPFYLASEGQEKGVYIRLGSTNRQADLDTIESIRRWARNTAYDELPCPDLNSEAIDFRVASELFSKRSRTVDNKALLALGIFTEQGKTVVPTIGGVLLFGSDRKRFFPDAIIRCARFEGISKTRFIDQLDIDVNLPESVESVIQFIRKHILVGLSIEGIHSSELPQYPLKAIREAVINAIVHADYSIKGMNIRISIYDDRIEITNPGLLPFGMSVESALSGMSKLRNRVIGRVFKELNLIEQWGTGIARIVEECDAAHLRPPRFEEIGTAFRVTLYAGKKIDLKLDKWEVHLIEYLKLKNEILTKEAADLWEVSERTARSRLLKMIDKGLITEVKTSPTDPKKVYVLKNRSLHA
- a CDS encoding helicase-related protein; translated protein: MVCPPLTTSQSDHLTNSTNTTYSIGSLVTARGREWVVLPDSTDELIIVKPLGGSDDEITGILTSLEPVKPASFNLPDPSRLGDFQSCRLLRDALRLGFRNSAGPFRCFGRLAVDPRPYQLVPLMMALKLDPVRLLIADDVGIGKTIEACLIARELLDRGEITRLCVLCPPHLAEQWQTELSTKFHIDAELVLGSTVRRLERNCRANESIFEVYPHTVVSIDYIKSDRHKAEFLRTAPELIIVDEAHTASFDDTGSSSRHQRYDLVKKLSQSPDRHILLVTATPHSGNENAFRSLLTILNKDIAEFPTDLTGSQNEQYRRRIAQFFIQRRRVDIENYLKEKTVFPTPESKELHYNLSAPYRDLFSKALDYAREIVSDKTNSQHRQRVRWWSALALLRALASSPAAAAATMRNRSATLETESVPEADELGRRLIMDIDDQDTADASDILPGSDSSPEADENMLSRRKLLAMAKAADSLYGDQDAKMLGLIQPLKDLIKAGFSPIIFCRFIQTAEYLAEQLRERLPKSIQIMPITGLLPPEEREDRVKEIAKFPSRILVCTDCLSEGINLQDHFDAVIHYDLSWNPTRHEQREGRVDRFGQPHSTVRMLTYYGMDNQIDGIVLDVLLRKHKQIKSSIGISVPVPADTEAVVEAIFEGLLLREQSGRGDQLMIAGFDEFFKDDKKKLHDAWENAKEKEKRSQTMFSQMGLAARVDEIRAELDSIRDSIGSQLNIKEFVKQTFTRYHAVIREAKNSYQIDLSPVPSLVKETCGILPDKITVSFDLPVQEKEIYLSRTHPIVEGLADLVMSTALDSENTHSIASRAGVIRTASVERRTTLLLLRYRFHINQLYEDKIYRSLVEDSQIVAFTGSPEAPVWLTENDAKALLSAMPSDNVLPQQAQAQIERVIDNYASLLPIINSFAQKRSTELLASHLRVRDAVLLKRSQKPDIKPELPPDVLGIYVYLPSGELGR